In Erigeron canadensis isolate Cc75 chromosome 7, C_canadensis_v1, whole genome shotgun sequence, one DNA window encodes the following:
- the LOC122607995 gene encoding acyl-protein thioesterase 2-like, with protein MNYTNASIGSGSRTARRTVEFGRTYVVRPKGKHQATVVWLHGLGDNGSSWSQLLDNLPLPNIKWICPTAPTRPVTVLGGFPCTAWFDEGELSDDGPKDIEGLDASVSHIANLLSTEPSDVKLGIGGFSMGAACALYSATCFAQGRYGNGSPYPVNLKAIVGLSGWLPGGRSLRNVIEASQDALRRAASLPIFMCHGRCDEVVPYTFGERSSQILSSSGFRYVVFKPYDGLGHYTIPKEMDEVCQWLNARLGG; from the exons ATGAACTACACAAATGCTTCCATTGGCTCCG GTAGTAGGACGGCTAGGAGAACGGTTGAGTTTGGTAGGACGTACGTGGTGAGGCCAAAAGGAAAGCACCAAGCAACGGTAGTTTGGTTGCATGGTCTTGGTGATAATGGCTCCAG CTGGTCTCAACTCTTGGACAACCTTCCTCTCCCAAAC ATTAAGTGGATCTGTCCAACTGCACCTACTCGCCCAGTAACCGTGCTTGGTGGATTTCCATGCACTGCAT GGTTTGATGAAGGAGAGCTGTCAGATGACGGTCCAAAGGATATCGAAGGTTTAGATGCTTCAGTTTCACACATAGCGAACTTGTTATCTACAGAACCCTCTGATG TTAAACTTGGTATTGGAGGATTTAGCATGGGTGCTGCATGTGCACTTTACTCTGCAACGTGTTTTGCACAGGGAAGATATGGAAATGGCAGCCCATACCCAGTTAACTTAAAGGCTATTGTTGGATTAAGTGGCTGGCTTCCTGGTGGACG GAGTTTAAGAAATGTGATAGAAGCATCACAAGATGCTCTTAGACGTGCCGCCTCATTGCCCATCTTTATGTGTCATGGACGAT GTGATGAAGTTGTCCCATACACATTTGGAGAGAGGTCTTCTCAAATCTTGAGCTCATCTGGATTTCGATATGTTGTGTTCAAACCATATGACGG GCTTGGGCATTACACTATTCCTAAAGAAATGGACGAGGTCTGCCAATGGCTAAATGCAAGGCTTGGAGGTTGA